A genomic window from Planococcus rifietoensis includes:
- the murD gene encoding UDP-N-acetylmuramoyl-L-alanine--D-glutamate ligase, with the protein MKDLPQLHQKKVLVLGLAKSGFTAARLLHKLGAFVTVNDSKPFEENPEAQELLNLGVTVICGRHPEDLLDEGFELVIKNPGIPYRNLLIQKALEKNIPVWTEIELAYRISEAPFIGITGSNGKTTTTTLLFHMLNQDGKSPLIAGNIGTVASGVAEKATADHVIVTELSSFQLKGTESFRPHISIITNLYEAHLDYHGSLEDYIGAKKKITENQTAEDYFIYNADQQMLVDHAKTVKAQGIPFTLKGRTEESISADSEFIYWQGEPLIERKRIMLAGEHNLENILSATAAMLLSGGTKETIIRVLTSFTGVKHRSQFVGEWQGRRFYNDSKATNELATKSALEAFSDNIILLAGGLERQHSLEELRPYMNRVKVLVTFGETADRFAEFAESCDVPTVIKAGLMDDAVEKAVSQSSPEDTILLSPACASWDQYESFEVRGDAFIEAARKYTEANE; encoded by the coding sequence ATGAAAGATTTGCCGCAATTGCATCAAAAGAAAGTGCTTGTGCTCGGATTGGCGAAAAGCGGCTTTACCGCTGCACGCCTTTTACATAAACTCGGGGCATTCGTGACGGTCAATGATTCCAAGCCCTTTGAAGAAAATCCTGAAGCCCAGGAGCTATTGAATTTAGGGGTCACTGTCATTTGCGGCCGCCATCCGGAAGATCTATTGGATGAAGGGTTTGAACTGGTCATCAAGAATCCAGGGATTCCTTACCGTAACCTGTTGATACAGAAAGCTCTGGAAAAAAACATTCCAGTGTGGACGGAAATCGAGTTGGCATACCGCATCAGTGAAGCGCCGTTTATCGGCATCACGGGATCGAACGGCAAAACCACGACGACGACTTTGCTGTTCCATATGCTCAACCAGGACGGCAAGTCACCGCTTATTGCGGGGAATATCGGCACAGTGGCAAGCGGAGTGGCAGAAAAAGCGACAGCGGACCACGTCATTGTCACGGAACTTTCTTCATTTCAACTAAAAGGGACGGAATCGTTCCGCCCGCATATCTCGATCATTACCAATTTATATGAAGCGCATCTTGATTATCACGGATCGCTTGAAGACTATATCGGAGCGAAAAAGAAAATCACGGAAAACCAGACGGCTGAGGATTATTTCATCTACAATGCCGACCAGCAAATGCTCGTGGACCATGCCAAGACCGTTAAAGCACAAGGTATTCCTTTTACATTGAAAGGCCGTACCGAAGAAAGCATCAGTGCAGACAGCGAATTCATTTATTGGCAAGGCGAACCGTTGATCGAACGCAAGCGGATTATGCTCGCAGGTGAGCATAATCTTGAGAACATTTTATCCGCCACTGCGGCCATGCTTCTATCTGGAGGAACAAAAGAAACCATCATCCGCGTTTTGACTTCTTTCACAGGGGTCAAGCACCGTTCCCAGTTTGTCGGGGAATGGCAAGGAAGACGTTTCTATAACGATTCGAAAGCAACGAATGAGCTTGCCACCAAAAGTGCGCTGGAAGCTTTCAGCGACAACATCATTTTGCTCGCGGGGGGACTCGAGCGCCAGCATTCGCTGGAAGAATTGCGCCCCTATATGAATCGAGTGAAAGTACTTGTCACTTTCGGTGAGACGGCGGACCGTTTTGCTGAATTTGCAGAAAGCTGCGATGTTCCGACGGTCATTAAAGCCGGATTGATGGACGATGCAGTCGAAAAGGCAGTCAGTCAGTCATCTCCGGAAGATACAATCTTGTTGTCTCCTGCTTGTGCGAGCTGGGATCAATACGAAAGTTTTGAAGTCCGCGGCGATGCGTTTATCGAAGCGGCCAGAAAATATACAGAAGCAAACGAATAA
- a CDS encoding DUF881 domain-containing protein, which yields MKKRITGRFTVILFVIGFMTATQYNTVNMDDSRDSRDTWEIRQQLSREKQLHSELLSEISLLDETLGKYSDEATQDPQAVLKETVKDLQNSAGLSQVIGPGIELEISPSLEAIALGTEITEIPPDLLIRLVNEINRFDGIELAIAGERVINTTAIRDINGYTTVNTEPISTPPFMITIMATSMEEARKLSSYLTASAIHDDFYIDDLTITISEPQEELALPAFDEEINMEHLQAGEGE from the coding sequence ATGAAAAAACGCATTACGGGCCGTTTTACGGTCATTCTTTTTGTTATCGGTTTTATGACTGCGACACAATACAACACGGTAAATATGGATGACAGCCGGGATTCCCGGGATACATGGGAAATCCGCCAGCAATTATCGCGGGAAAAGCAACTTCATTCGGAATTGCTGTCGGAAATCAGCCTGCTGGATGAGACACTTGGCAAGTATAGCGATGAAGCGACTCAAGATCCGCAGGCGGTTTTGAAAGAGACAGTAAAAGATTTGCAGAACTCTGCCGGCCTTTCGCAAGTGATTGGCCCGGGAATTGAACTGGAGATTAGCCCTTCGCTTGAAGCGATTGCGCTTGGAACCGAAATAACAGAAATTCCACCAGATTTATTGATTCGCTTAGTGAATGAAATCAATCGCTTTGACGGCATCGAGCTGGCGATTGCCGGGGAGCGTGTCATCAACACGACCGCGATACGCGATATCAATGGCTACACAACCGTGAATACAGAGCCTATCTCGACGCCGCCGTTTATGATCACGATTATGGCAACGAGCATGGAAGAAGCGCGGAAACTTTCTAGTTATTTGACGGCTTCTGCAATTCACGATGATTTTTACATAGACGATTTGACGATCACTATTTCAGAGCCGCAGGAAGAATTGGCGCTGCCGGCTTTTGATGAAGAAATTAACATGGAGCATCTTCAAGCCGGGGAGGGGGAGTAG
- a CDS encoding small basic family protein — protein sequence MWISILGLLLGISLGLLTDIQIPPEYASYLSIAVLASLDTLFGGIRAHLQQVYDDKVFVSGFFFNIVLAAGLAFLGVHLGVDLYLAAIFAFGVRLFQNIAVIRRILLTKWAEKKKLGEAN from the coding sequence ATGTGGATATCGATTCTAGGATTGCTGTTGGGCATTTCACTCGGCTTGTTGACGGATATCCAAATACCGCCTGAATACGCCAGTTATTTGTCAATAGCAGTGCTGGCTTCACTTGATACGCTGTTTGGGGGCATACGGGCCCATTTGCAGCAAGTTTATGATGACAAAGTGTTCGTTTCAGGTTTTTTCTTTAATATCGTATTGGCTGCAGGCCTGGCTTTTCTTGGCGTCCATTTAGGTGTAGATTTGTATTTGGCAGCCATTTTCGCGTTCGGCGTCCGGCTATTCCAGAATATTGCGGTGATCCGCCGCATTCTGCTTACGAAATGGGCCGAAAAAAAGAAGCTTGGTGAGGCAAATTGA
- a CDS encoding cell division protein FtsQ/DivIB, which yields MDKVIDIEERIPTLRERRRKRSNRKFAALLTVFISLLFILLYSQSTYSEIRDIKVTGAELFDGESYKQASTLALGDSMWSFDSGEIEREIESLEWVESATVKKNWLSSVEIEIQEFVEMGYLDQGNSYQVVLSNGVVLNQPISVVEGPIFSNFEDEAKREALIEQLVKTDPEVQNLISQVILDTEQERADYITIYMNDGNEIKAILSTLAEKINYYPSVTAQLEGRQGIIDMEVGIYFRSYNDVFGLAEAGEELENIEEQ from the coding sequence ATGGACAAAGTTATAGACATCGAAGAACGCATACCAACGCTCCGGGAGCGGCGCAGAAAAAGGTCGAACCGCAAGTTTGCGGCTTTATTGACCGTTTTTATTTCGTTGCTGTTCATTCTTTTATACAGCCAGTCCACTTACAGCGAGATCCGCGACATCAAAGTCACAGGTGCTGAATTGTTCGATGGCGAGAGTTATAAGCAGGCCAGCACTTTGGCGCTTGGGGATTCGATGTGGTCATTTGACAGCGGGGAGATCGAGCGTGAAATTGAATCGCTTGAATGGGTCGAATCGGCAACAGTCAAAAAAAATTGGTTGAGCTCAGTTGAAATCGAAATCCAAGAATTTGTCGAGATGGGGTATTTGGATCAAGGCAATAGCTATCAAGTGGTCTTGTCGAATGGTGTCGTGCTCAACCAGCCCATCAGCGTCGTGGAAGGACCGATTTTTTCGAATTTCGAAGATGAAGCAAAACGGGAAGCGTTGATCGAGCAACTGGTCAAAACCGACCCGGAAGTGCAGAATCTCATCTCTCAAGTCATTTTGGATACGGAACAGGAACGTGCAGATTACATCACGATTTATATGAATGACGGAAACGAAATCAAGGCGATTTTATCGACTTTGGCAGAGAAGATAAATTATTATCCATCTGTCACCGCTCAGCTGGAAGGCCGCCAAGGCATCATTGACATGGAAGTTGGCATTTATTTCCGTTCCTATAACGATGTGTTCGGATTGGCGGAAGCGGGTGAGGAACTTGAAAACATCGAAGAACAATGA
- a CDS encoding DUF881 domain-containing protein, translating into MKTSKNNERKSISKSIIFSLVFLVLGFIMAYSYSLSNQREAENDFAGTSFFEQKEQYRKELIEQQERNKELRAELDDKQKAVQEFERSVVDGEENYTAYAREAEELRRFLGLVPVKGQGLKVTLEDGDYTADHVNPNDYMVHESHVFQVINELYISGAEAIAVNGQRIHGNSHIVCTGPVITVDGIQHPAPFTIEAIGSPEVLTASMQLSGGVQDQLVNDNIIVTLDSGRAIRMPALLSEMDTGGQR; encoded by the coding sequence TTGAAAACATCGAAGAACAATGAGCGCAAAAGCATCAGCAAGTCGATCATCTTCTCGCTCGTTTTCTTGGTTCTCGGATTTATCATGGCCTATTCCTATAGCTTATCGAACCAGCGAGAAGCGGAAAATGATTTTGCGGGAACCAGCTTTTTCGAGCAAAAAGAACAATACCGGAAAGAATTGATCGAACAGCAAGAGCGCAATAAAGAATTGCGCGCAGAGCTGGATGACAAGCAAAAAGCCGTTCAGGAATTCGAGCGGTCTGTAGTGGACGGTGAAGAAAACTATACGGCATACGCCCGGGAGGCAGAAGAATTGAGACGCTTCCTCGGGCTTGTTCCGGTTAAAGGGCAAGGCTTGAAAGTGACTCTCGAGGACGGCGATTATACGGCAGACCATGTGAATCCAAACGATTATATGGTCCATGAAAGCCATGTGTTCCAAGTGATTAACGAACTCTATATTTCCGGTGCCGAGGCAATTGCCGTAAATGGCCAGCGGATTCACGGCAATTCCCATATTGTCTGCACGGGCCCTGTCATTACAGTCGACGGCATCCAGCATCCTGCGCCTTTCACCATCGAAGCGATTGGGAGTCCAGAAGTATTGACTGCCTCCATGCAACTGTCAGGCGGCGTCCAGGACCAGCTCGTCAACGATAACATCATTGTAACGCTTGATTCAGGGCGAGCTATCCGCATGCCGGCACTTTTGTCGGAGATGGATACAGGGGGACAACGATGA
- the mraY gene encoding phospho-N-acetylmuramoyl-pentapeptide-transferase, producing the protein MEGINIFGFGIALIMTVALMPVFIPLLKRMKFGQSIREEGPQSHLKKTGTPTMGGLVFLISIIVTVLLVAAFNGELTTPVVILLIVLFGYGLIGFLDDFIKVVLKRNLGLTSLQKLLAQIVIAVLSFFLLRANGFDTALGIPFTEVSIELGWVYVLFIVFWLVGFSNAVNLTDGLDGLVAGTASIAFAAFGILAIVQQETGIALFTFAVAGGLIGFLVFNKYPAKVFMGDTGSLALGGALAMVSILLKQELLLLLIGLVFVIETASVILQVGSFKLRKKRIFKMSPIHHHFELSGWSEWKVVTVFWGVGFISAAIAVLLEVM; encoded by the coding sequence ATGGAAGGTATAAATATATTTGGATTTGGGATTGCATTGATCATGACTGTCGCATTGATGCCGGTATTCATCCCACTATTGAAACGCATGAAATTCGGGCAAAGCATTCGTGAGGAAGGCCCGCAATCCCATTTGAAAAAAACGGGGACACCAACGATGGGCGGATTGGTATTCCTTATTTCCATCATCGTCACGGTCCTATTGGTCGCCGCTTTTAATGGTGAATTGACGACGCCAGTGGTCATTTTGCTGATTGTCCTATTCGGTTACGGATTGATCGGATTTTTGGATGATTTTATCAAAGTGGTGCTCAAGCGCAATCTTGGACTGACGTCACTGCAGAAATTGCTGGCGCAAATTGTCATTGCCGTTTTGTCGTTCTTTTTACTGCGCGCAAACGGCTTTGATACGGCACTCGGCATTCCCTTTACGGAAGTATCCATCGAACTTGGTTGGGTATATGTCTTGTTCATCGTGTTCTGGTTGGTCGGCTTCTCAAACGCCGTCAATTTGACAGATGGTCTTGACGGGCTGGTCGCAGGAACGGCATCCATCGCTTTTGCTGCATTCGGCATATTGGCGATCGTCCAGCAGGAAACCGGGATTGCCTTGTTCACGTTTGCTGTTGCAGGCGGGCTGATCGGATTCCTCGTTTTCAACAAATACCCGGCAAAAGTATTCATGGGCGATACAGGTTCCTTGGCTCTTGGCGGTGCACTTGCCATGGTTTCGATCCTACTGAAACAGGAATTGCTCTTGCTCTTGATCGGTTTGGTGTTCGTCATCGAAACCGCTTCGGTCATTTTGCAGGTCGGAAGTTTTAAACTACGGAAAAAACGCATATTCAAAATGAGCCCGATCCATCATCATTTTGAATTGAGCGGCTGGTCTGAATGGAAAGTAGTCACCGTATTTTGGGGTGTCGGTTTCATCAGTGCCGCGATTGCCGTTTTATTGGAGGTCATGTAA